The genomic segment GTGCTGCGCCGGACGGCAGTGCCCTCGCCTGTCATCTTCACCACCGCTTACGACGAGTATGCCATCCAGGCCTTCAAATACAACAGTTTCGATTATCTGCTGAAACCCGTCAAGGCCGACGAGCTTGCCGCCGCCATGGAAAAAGTGCGCCGCGCAAGTTCCCCGCAGACAAACGGCGAAGAGGTGCGCCAGCTATTGGAATATATGCGGCAAAGCAATTACCGTTATCGCGAGCGTTTTCTTCTGCCTTACCGCGACGGCTATATTTCCGTGCAGGTGAAAGATATCAGCCACATCGCTTTGGACGAACGCAATACGCTCCTTTGCCTGAACAACGGCACGTCCGAGACCGTGCCTTATTCTCTCGACGAGCTGGAATCCCAGCTCAACCCCGATGTCTTTTTCCGCGCCAACCGCCAGTACCTCATCCATATAGACAGTATCTTGAGTATCAATAACTGGTTCAACTCCCGACTGAAGATTCGTTTGAAGAAGTATCCCGATGTGGAAATCATCGTAAGCCGGGAAAGGGCGGCGGAGCTGAAAGGATGGTTAGACAGATAAGCTTATGAATACACCTATATTGGAAACCTCCCGCCTGATACTGCGGAAGTTCACGGAAAGAGACATGGAAGCCCTCTTCCTGATACTCAAAGACGAAGAAGCCAATAAATTCCTGCCTTGGTATCCGGTGAAAGACCTCGAAGAAACCCGGCGGTTTTATCAGGAAAGGTATGCGGCGAAATACGGACAGCCGCAAGCCTACGCCTATGCCATCTGCCTGAAAACGGACAATTTCCCGATAGGCTACGTGAAAGTCGATATGGAGGAACAC from the Bacteroides eggerthii genome contains:
- a CDS encoding LytR/AlgR family response regulator transcription factor encodes the protein MHILIIEDEKRNFNRLKRLLEEIDGTFRIDGPLASIVEAVEWLQAHPAPELIFADIRLSDGLSFDVLRRTAVPSPVIFTTAYDEYAIQAFKYNSFDYLLKPVKADELAAAMEKVRRASSPQTNGEEVRQLLEYMRQSNYRYRERFLLPYRDGYISVQVKDISHIALDERNTLLCLNNGTSETVPYSLDELESQLNPDVFFRANRQYLIHIDSILSINNWFNSRLKIRLKKYPDVEIIVSRERAAELKGWLDR